A section of the Rhizobium sp. SSA_523 genome encodes:
- a CDS encoding M48 family metalloprotease: protein MIALLAASTLLSGCQTILDQTYQADIKPSSTPQIVDQVQKDDPRAQMGAREHPRIVASYGGEYHDAKTERLVARITGALTAVSENPNQSYRITILNSPAINAFALPGGYLYVTRGLLALANDASEVAAVLSHEMAHVTANHGIERQKREEAEVIASRVVAEVLSSDLAGKQALARGKLRLAAFSRQQELQADVIGVRMLGEAGYDPYAAARFLDSMAAYARFSAVDPATDQSLDFLSSHPNAPQRVELARQHARAFGQEGTVGDRGRDYYLTGIDGLLYGDSPEEGYVRNETFMHAGLGIRFDVPEGFRIDNKVEAVLATGPDETAIRFDGVKAPDNQSLTNYLTSGWVAGLLPGTVRETTVNGLPAATARASAERWEFDVTVVRVDDQIFRFLTAVPKGSAVLEPTANILRTSFRRMTPAEVAQIKPLRVRVITVGASDTIGTLAARMMGTDRKLDLFKLINALPAGASVLPGQRVKIISE from the coding sequence ATGATTGCCCTTCTGGCGGCTTCCACCCTGCTTTCCGGTTGCCAGACCATCCTCGACCAGACTTATCAGGCCGATATCAAGCCGTCCTCGACACCCCAGATCGTCGATCAGGTGCAAAAGGATGATCCGCGGGCCCAGATGGGCGCAAGGGAGCATCCTCGGATCGTTGCGAGCTATGGCGGCGAATATCATGACGCCAAGACAGAGCGCCTGGTCGCCCGGATCACCGGCGCGCTGACGGCCGTTTCGGAAAACCCAAACCAGTCCTACCGCATCACCATTCTCAACTCGCCGGCCATCAACGCCTTCGCGCTGCCCGGCGGGTATCTGTACGTTACCCGCGGCCTTCTGGCACTCGCCAATGATGCTTCCGAAGTTGCCGCGGTTCTCAGCCATGAAATGGCGCATGTGACCGCCAATCACGGTATCGAACGGCAGAAGCGGGAAGAAGCCGAAGTCATTGCCAGCCGCGTGGTGGCGGAGGTCCTGTCCAGCGATCTCGCCGGCAAGCAGGCCCTTGCCCGCGGCAAGCTGCGCCTGGCGGCCTTCTCGCGCCAGCAGGAACTGCAGGCGGACGTCATCGGCGTGCGCATGCTGGGAGAAGCCGGTTACGACCCCTATGCCGCTGCCCGCTTCCTCGATTCCATGGCCGCCTATGCCCGCTTCTCGGCGGTGGATCCGGCGACCGATCAGAGCCTCGACTTTCTGTCCAGCCATCCCAATGCGCCGCAGCGGGTGGAACTGGCGCGCCAGCACGCCCGTGCCTTCGGCCAGGAGGGCACTGTCGGCGATCGTGGCCGCGACTACTACCTGACCGGGATCGACGGACTTCTCTATGGCGACAGTCCGGAAGAAGGCTATGTGCGCAACGAAACCTTCATGCATGCCGGGCTCGGCATCCGGTTCGACGTTCCTGAAGGGTTCCGGATCGACAACAAGGTCGAGGCGGTCCTGGCCACCGGACCGGATGAGACGGCGATCCGTTTCGACGGCGTCAAGGCACCGGACAATCAGAGCCTGACCAATTACCTGACGAGCGGCTGGGTGGCCGGCCTCTTGCCGGGCACGGTTCGGGAAACCACCGTCAACGGATTGCCGGCCGCCACGGCCCGTGCCTCGGCCGAGCGCTGGGAATTCGACGTGACCGTCGTGCGGGTCGATGACCAGATCTTCCGCTTCCTGACGGCAGTGCCGAAGGGAAGCGCGGTCTTGGAACCGACAGCCAATATCCTGCGGACGAGTTTCCGGCGCATGACTCCGGCCGAAGTGGCGCAGATCAAGCCATTGCGGGTCCGGGTGATCACGGTCGGTGCCAGTGACACGATCGGCACACTGGCCGCGCGGATGATGGGGACCGATCGCAAGCTCGACCTCTTCAAGCTCATCAACGCCCTGCCCGCCGGCGCTTCGGTCTTGCCCGGACAGCGGGTGAAAATTATTTCTGAATAA
- a CDS encoding RNA polymerase factor sigma-32 yields the protein MNAMSADRTMIKIAMSAPYLAREEERDLAVRWKDDQDQDARNQIALAHMRLVIAMASKFRGFGLPMSDLVQEGYVGLLEAAARFEPARDVRFSTYASWWIRASMQDYILRNWSIVRGGTSSAQKALFFNLRRLRAKLSRGDASVSPTAIHEEIATALGVSLADVQTMDARLSSNDASLQAPSIAGDSDSVERLDMLESDEPLPDEQVSGMIDGERRLKWLQGALTKLNDREKKIIHARRLTDDGATLEALGAELGISKERVRQIESRAIEKLKSALVTTNPQMAAAC from the coding sequence ATGAATGCCATGTCAGCAGACCGCACAATGATCAAGATCGCCATGTCGGCGCCCTACCTTGCGCGGGAGGAAGAGCGTGACCTGGCTGTCCGCTGGAAGGACGATCAGGATCAGGATGCCCGCAACCAGATTGCACTTGCCCATATGCGGCTTGTCATCGCCATGGCCTCCAAGTTCCGCGGTTTCGGTCTGCCGATGAGCGACCTCGTACAAGAGGGCTATGTAGGGCTGCTGGAAGCGGCGGCAAGGTTTGAACCGGCGCGGGATGTTCGATTTTCCACTTATGCCAGCTGGTGGATCCGGGCGTCGATGCAGGATTATATCCTGCGCAACTGGTCGATCGTCCGCGGCGGCACAAGTTCGGCCCAGAAGGCTCTCTTCTTCAATCTGCGTCGGCTGCGCGCGAAACTCTCGCGTGGGGATGCGTCGGTCAGCCCGACGGCAATCCACGAAGAGATCGCAACGGCGCTGGGCGTCAGCCTCGCCGATGTCCAGACCATGGATGCCCGCCTCTCCAGCAACGACGCCTCGCTGCAGGCACCATCGATTGCCGGCGATTCCGACAGTGTTGAGCGCCTCGACATGCTGGAAAGCGACGAACCCCTGCCGGATGAGCAGGTCTCGGGAATGATCGATGGCGAACGGCGGCTGAAATGGCTTCAGGGCGCCCTCACCAAGCTGAATGATCGCGAGAAGAAGATCATCCATGCCCGTCGCCTGACGGATGATGGTGCGACGCTCGAAGCGCTCGGGGCCGAACTCGGCATTTCCAAGGAGCGCGTGCGGCAGATCGAGAGCCGCGCCATCGAGAAGCTGAAATCCGCCCTTGTCACCACCAATCCCCAGATGGCGGCTGCCTGTTGA
- a CDS encoding CarD family transcriptional regulator yields MTTQQKKSSARHGFKTGESIVYPAHGVGTITAIEEQEVAGMKLELFVIDFEKDKMRLKVPVAKAVSIGMRKLSETDFVERALKVVQGKARVKRTMWSRRAQEYDAKINSGDLISIAEVVRDLYRAENQPEQSYSERQLYEAALDRMAREIAAVNKMSETEAVRLVETNLAKGPKRTKLTEEDESHEEAA; encoded by the coding sequence ATGACGACCCAGCAGAAAAAATCTTCGGCACGCCACGGCTTCAAGACCGGCGAATCGATCGTGTATCCCGCCCATGGCGTAGGCACTATCACGGCAATCGAGGAACAGGAAGTGGCTGGTATGAAGCTCGAACTGTTTGTTATCGATTTTGAAAAGGACAAGATGCGCCTCAAGGTGCCGGTTGCAAAAGCCGTGAGCATCGGCATGCGCAAGCTGTCGGAAACGGATTTTGTCGAGCGCGCTCTGAAGGTTGTCCAGGGCAAGGCCCGCGTGAAGCGTACCATGTGGTCGCGCCGCGCGCAGGAATATGATGCCAAGATCAATTCCGGCGACCTGATCTCCATCGCAGAAGTCGTTCGTGACCTCTACCGTGCTGAGAACCAGCCCGAGCAGTCCTATTCCGAGCGTCAGCTCTACGAAGCGGCTCTCGACCGCATGGCGCGCGAGATTGCCGCCGTCAACAAGATGTCGGAAACCGAGGCGGTGCGCCTTGTCGAGACCAATCTCGCCAAGGGCCCCAAGCGCACCAAATTGACCGAAGAAGACGAGTCTCACGAAGAAGCTGCATAA
- the fdxA gene encoding ferredoxin FdxA, which translates to MTYVVTDNCIRCKYTDCVEVCPVDCFYEGENFLVIHPDECIDCGVCEPECPAEAIKPDTEPGLDKWLKVNADYAQIWPNITVKRDPMDEAKEMDGVANKFEQYFSPEPGKGD; encoded by the coding sequence ATGACGTATGTCGTGACCGACAATTGTATTCGCTGCAAGTATACGGATTGCGTGGAAGTGTGCCCGGTCGATTGTTTCTACGAGGGTGAGAACTTCCTCGTCATTCATCCGGACGAGTGCATTGATTGCGGCGTCTGCGAGCCGGAATGTCCCGCTGAGGCGATCAAGCCGGACACCGAGCCAGGCCTGGACAAGTGGCTGAAGGTCAATGCCGATTACGCGCAGATCTGGCCGAACATCACCGTGAAGCGCGATCCTATGGACGAAGCCAAGGAAATGGACGGCGTGGCGAACAAGTTCGAGCAGTATTTTTCGCCCGAGCCCGGCAAGGGCGACTGA